One part of the Eulemur rufifrons isolate Redbay chromosome 16, OSU_ERuf_1, whole genome shotgun sequence genome encodes these proteins:
- the DCTN2 gene encoding dynactin subunit 2 isoform X2: MADPKYADLPGIARNEPDVYETNDLPEDDQAEFDAFAQELEELTSTSVEHIIVNPNAAYDKFKDKRVGTKGLDFSDRIGKTKRTGYESGEYEMLGEGLGVKETPQQKYQRLLHEVQELTIEVEKIKTTVKESATEEKLTPVVLAKQLAALKQQLVASHLEKLLGPDAAINLTDPDGALAKRLLLQLEATKNSKGVSGGKTTTGTPPDSSLVTYELHSRPEQDKFSQAAKVAELEKRLTELEATVHCDQDAQNPLSAGLQGACLMETVELLQAKVSALDLAVLDQVEARLQSVLGKVNEIAKHKASVEDADTQSKVHQLYETIQRWSPIASTLPELVQRLVTIKQLHEQAMQFGQLLTHLDTTQQMIANSLKDNTTLLTQVQTTMRENLATVEGNFASIDERMKKLGK; the protein is encoded by the exons ATGGCGGACCCTAAATACGCCGACCTTCCCGGCATT GCCAGAAACGAGCCAGATGTTTATGAAACCAACGACCTACCTGAGGATGATCAAGCGGAGTTTGATGCG TTTGCACAA GAGCTG GAGGAACTGACGAGCACAAGTGTGGAGCACATCATTGTCAATCCCAATGCTGCCTATGACAAGTTCAAAGACAAGAGAGTGGGGACAAAGGGACTTG ATTTCTCAGATCGTATTGGAAAGACCAAGAGGACAGGATACGAATCTGGAGAATATGAGATG CTTGGAGAGGGTCTGGGAGTGAAGGAGACACCCCAGCAAAAGTACCAGCGACTACTGCATGAGGTCCAAGAACTGACAATTGAAGTTGAGAAAATCAAG ACAACAGTGAAGGAGTCAGCCACTGAGGAGAAGCTGACCCCTGTGGTGCTGGCTAAACAGCTGGCAGCCCTGAAGCAGCAGCTGGTTGCTTCCCACCTGGAGAAGCTGCTGGGACCAGATGCCGCAATCAACCTTACTGACCCTGATGGAGCTCTGGCTAA GCGCCTACTGCTACAGCTGGAAGCAACAAAGAACAGCAAAGGGGTTTCAGGGGGGAAAACCACCACTGGGACCCCTCCAGATAGCAGCCTTGTCACATATGAACTACATTCTCGGCCTGAGCAGGACAAATTCTCTCAAGCTGCCAAA GTTGCAGAACTTGAGAAGCGCCTGACAGAGCTGGAGGCAACTGTACACTGTGATCAGGATGCTCAG AATCCCCTTTCTGCAGGTCTACAGGGAGCCTGTCTTATG GAGACCGTAGAGCTGTTGCAGGCAAAGGTGAGCGCCCTGGACCTTGCAGTTTTGGACCAAGTGGAGGCTCGGCTACAG AGTGTCCTGGGAAAGGTGAATGAGATTGCCAAGCATAAAGCCTCTGTAGAGGATGCAGATACGCAAAGCAAG GTGCACCAGCTATATGAAACCATACAACGCTGGAGCCCCATCGCCTCCACACTTCCTGAGCTGGTGCAGAGACTTGTCACCATCAAGCAGCTGCATGAGCAAG cCATGCAGTTTGGTCAGCTCCTGACACACTTGGATACCACCCAGCAGATGATTGCTAATTCCCTTAAGGATAATACCACCCTCTTGACCCAG
- the DCTN2 gene encoding dynactin subunit 2 isoform X4, with protein MADPKYADLPGIARNEPDVYETNDLPEDDQAEFDAEELTSTSVEHIIVNPNAAYDKFKDKRVGTKGLDFSDRIGKTKRTGYESGEYEMLGEGLGVKETPQQKYQRLLHEVQELTIEVEKIKTTVKESATEEKLTPVVLAKQLAALKQQLVASHLEKLLGPDAAINLTDPDGALAKRLLLQLEATKNSKGVSGGKTTTGTPPDSSLVTYELHSRPEQDKFSQAAKVAELEKRLTELEATVHCDQDAQNPLSAGLQGACLMETVELLQAKVSALDLAVLDQVEARLQSVLGKVNEIAKHKASVEDADTQSKVHQLYETIQRWSPIASTLPELVQRLVTIKQLHEQAMQFGQLLTHLDTTQQMIANSLKDNTTLLTQVQTTMRENLATVEGNFASIDERMKKLGK; from the exons ATGGCGGACCCTAAATACGCCGACCTTCCCGGCATT GCCAGAAACGAGCCAGATGTTTATGAAACCAACGACCTACCTGAGGATGATCAAGCGGAGTTTGATGCG GAGGAACTGACGAGCACAAGTGTGGAGCACATCATTGTCAATCCCAATGCTGCCTATGACAAGTTCAAAGACAAGAGAGTGGGGACAAAGGGACTTG ATTTCTCAGATCGTATTGGAAAGACCAAGAGGACAGGATACGAATCTGGAGAATATGAGATG CTTGGAGAGGGTCTGGGAGTGAAGGAGACACCCCAGCAAAAGTACCAGCGACTACTGCATGAGGTCCAAGAACTGACAATTGAAGTTGAGAAAATCAAG ACAACAGTGAAGGAGTCAGCCACTGAGGAGAAGCTGACCCCTGTGGTGCTGGCTAAACAGCTGGCAGCCCTGAAGCAGCAGCTGGTTGCTTCCCACCTGGAGAAGCTGCTGGGACCAGATGCCGCAATCAACCTTACTGACCCTGATGGAGCTCTGGCTAA GCGCCTACTGCTACAGCTGGAAGCAACAAAGAACAGCAAAGGGGTTTCAGGGGGGAAAACCACCACTGGGACCCCTCCAGATAGCAGCCTTGTCACATATGAACTACATTCTCGGCCTGAGCAGGACAAATTCTCTCAAGCTGCCAAA GTTGCAGAACTTGAGAAGCGCCTGACAGAGCTGGAGGCAACTGTACACTGTGATCAGGATGCTCAG AATCCCCTTTCTGCAGGTCTACAGGGAGCCTGTCTTATG GAGACCGTAGAGCTGTTGCAGGCAAAGGTGAGCGCCCTGGACCTTGCAGTTTTGGACCAAGTGGAGGCTCGGCTACAG AGTGTCCTGGGAAAGGTGAATGAGATTGCCAAGCATAAAGCCTCTGTAGAGGATGCAGATACGCAAAGCAAG GTGCACCAGCTATATGAAACCATACAACGCTGGAGCCCCATCGCCTCCACACTTCCTGAGCTGGTGCAGAGACTTGTCACCATCAAGCAGCTGCATGAGCAAG cCATGCAGTTTGGTCAGCTCCTGACACACTTGGATACCACCCAGCAGATGATTGCTAATTCCCTTAAGGATAATACCACCCTCTTGACCCAG
- the DCTN2 gene encoding dynactin subunit 2 isoform X1, whose protein sequence is MGNSVLQGTCILAPCPPPCTLLLCCPACILGARNEPDVYETNDLPEDDQAEFDAELEELTSTSVEHIIVNPNAAYDKFKDKRVGTKGLDFSDRIGKTKRTGYESGEYEMLGEGLGVKETPQQKYQRLLHEVQELTIEVEKIKTTVKESATEEKLTPVVLAKQLAALKQQLVASHLEKLLGPDAAINLTDPDGALAKRLLLQLEATKNSKGVSGGKTTTGTPPDSSLVTYELHSRPEQDKFSQAAKVAELEKRLTELEATVHCDQDAQNPLSAGLQGACLMETVELLQAKVSALDLAVLDQVEARLQSVLGKVNEIAKHKASVEDADTQSKVHQLYETIQRWSPIASTLPELVQRLVTIKQLHEQAMQFGQLLTHLDTTQQMIANSLKDNTTLLTQVQTTMRENLATVEGNFASIDERMKKLGK, encoded by the exons ATGGGAAACTCTGTTCTTCAGGGAACCTGTATCCTGGCCCCATGCCCCCCGCCATGTACCCTCCTTTTGTGCTGCCCTGCTTGCATTctcggg GCCAGAAACGAGCCAGATGTTTATGAAACCAACGACCTACCTGAGGATGATCAAGCGGAGTTTGATGCG GAGCTG GAGGAACTGACGAGCACAAGTGTGGAGCACATCATTGTCAATCCCAATGCTGCCTATGACAAGTTCAAAGACAAGAGAGTGGGGACAAAGGGACTTG ATTTCTCAGATCGTATTGGAAAGACCAAGAGGACAGGATACGAATCTGGAGAATATGAGATG CTTGGAGAGGGTCTGGGAGTGAAGGAGACACCCCAGCAAAAGTACCAGCGACTACTGCATGAGGTCCAAGAACTGACAATTGAAGTTGAGAAAATCAAG ACAACAGTGAAGGAGTCAGCCACTGAGGAGAAGCTGACCCCTGTGGTGCTGGCTAAACAGCTGGCAGCCCTGAAGCAGCAGCTGGTTGCTTCCCACCTGGAGAAGCTGCTGGGACCAGATGCCGCAATCAACCTTACTGACCCTGATGGAGCTCTGGCTAA GCGCCTACTGCTACAGCTGGAAGCAACAAAGAACAGCAAAGGGGTTTCAGGGGGGAAAACCACCACTGGGACCCCTCCAGATAGCAGCCTTGTCACATATGAACTACATTCTCGGCCTGAGCAGGACAAATTCTCTCAAGCTGCCAAA GTTGCAGAACTTGAGAAGCGCCTGACAGAGCTGGAGGCAACTGTACACTGTGATCAGGATGCTCAG AATCCCCTTTCTGCAGGTCTACAGGGAGCCTGTCTTATG GAGACCGTAGAGCTGTTGCAGGCAAAGGTGAGCGCCCTGGACCTTGCAGTTTTGGACCAAGTGGAGGCTCGGCTACAG AGTGTCCTGGGAAAGGTGAATGAGATTGCCAAGCATAAAGCCTCTGTAGAGGATGCAGATACGCAAAGCAAG GTGCACCAGCTATATGAAACCATACAACGCTGGAGCCCCATCGCCTCCACACTTCCTGAGCTGGTGCAGAGACTTGTCACCATCAAGCAGCTGCATGAGCAAG cCATGCAGTTTGGTCAGCTCCTGACACACTTGGATACCACCCAGCAGATGATTGCTAATTCCCTTAAGGATAATACCACCCTCTTGACCCAG
- the DCTN2 gene encoding dynactin subunit 2 isoform X3 — translation MADPKYADLPGIARNEPDVYETNDLPEDDQAEFDAELEELTSTSVEHIIVNPNAAYDKFKDKRVGTKGLDFSDRIGKTKRTGYESGEYEMLGEGLGVKETPQQKYQRLLHEVQELTIEVEKIKTTVKESATEEKLTPVVLAKQLAALKQQLVASHLEKLLGPDAAINLTDPDGALAKRLLLQLEATKNSKGVSGGKTTTGTPPDSSLVTYELHSRPEQDKFSQAAKVAELEKRLTELEATVHCDQDAQNPLSAGLQGACLMETVELLQAKVSALDLAVLDQVEARLQSVLGKVNEIAKHKASVEDADTQSKVHQLYETIQRWSPIASTLPELVQRLVTIKQLHEQAMQFGQLLTHLDTTQQMIANSLKDNTTLLTQVQTTMRENLATVEGNFASIDERMKKLGK, via the exons ATGGCGGACCCTAAATACGCCGACCTTCCCGGCATT GCCAGAAACGAGCCAGATGTTTATGAAACCAACGACCTACCTGAGGATGATCAAGCGGAGTTTGATGCG GAGCTG GAGGAACTGACGAGCACAAGTGTGGAGCACATCATTGTCAATCCCAATGCTGCCTATGACAAGTTCAAAGACAAGAGAGTGGGGACAAAGGGACTTG ATTTCTCAGATCGTATTGGAAAGACCAAGAGGACAGGATACGAATCTGGAGAATATGAGATG CTTGGAGAGGGTCTGGGAGTGAAGGAGACACCCCAGCAAAAGTACCAGCGACTACTGCATGAGGTCCAAGAACTGACAATTGAAGTTGAGAAAATCAAG ACAACAGTGAAGGAGTCAGCCACTGAGGAGAAGCTGACCCCTGTGGTGCTGGCTAAACAGCTGGCAGCCCTGAAGCAGCAGCTGGTTGCTTCCCACCTGGAGAAGCTGCTGGGACCAGATGCCGCAATCAACCTTACTGACCCTGATGGAGCTCTGGCTAA GCGCCTACTGCTACAGCTGGAAGCAACAAAGAACAGCAAAGGGGTTTCAGGGGGGAAAACCACCACTGGGACCCCTCCAGATAGCAGCCTTGTCACATATGAACTACATTCTCGGCCTGAGCAGGACAAATTCTCTCAAGCTGCCAAA GTTGCAGAACTTGAGAAGCGCCTGACAGAGCTGGAGGCAACTGTACACTGTGATCAGGATGCTCAG AATCCCCTTTCTGCAGGTCTACAGGGAGCCTGTCTTATG GAGACCGTAGAGCTGTTGCAGGCAAAGGTGAGCGCCCTGGACCTTGCAGTTTTGGACCAAGTGGAGGCTCGGCTACAG AGTGTCCTGGGAAAGGTGAATGAGATTGCCAAGCATAAAGCCTCTGTAGAGGATGCAGATACGCAAAGCAAG GTGCACCAGCTATATGAAACCATACAACGCTGGAGCCCCATCGCCTCCACACTTCCTGAGCTGGTGCAGAGACTTGTCACCATCAAGCAGCTGCATGAGCAAG cCATGCAGTTTGGTCAGCTCCTGACACACTTGGATACCACCCAGCAGATGATTGCTAATTCCCTTAAGGATAATACCACCCTCTTGACCCAG